The Methylomicrobium agile genome has a segment encoding these proteins:
- the metG gene encoding methionine--tRNA ligase, which yields MSERKILVTSALPYANGPIHLGHLVEYIQTDIWVRFQKQRGRQCYYVCADDTHGTPIMLRADKEGITPEDLIARVGKEHLADFTEFGVAFDSYHSTHSEENRTFSSLIYRRLKEAGHISSRTITQAYDPVKNMFLPDRFIKGDCPKCGTPDQYGDNCEACGATYSPTELKNAVSAISGAKPVEKDSVHYFFNLNDFEGMLSDWVNDGDHLQPEVRNKMAEWIEGGLQQWDISRDAPYFGFEIPDAPGKYFYVWLDAPIGYMASFKHLCDNRGINFDEFWAEDSDAELYHFIGKDIIYFHALFWPAMLHGAKFRTPSAIFAHGFLTVNGEKMSKSRGTFITARTYLDHLNPEYLRYYFAAKLGAGVDDIDLNFDDFTQRVNSDLVGKVVNIASRCAGFIAKRFDGKLAAQCAEPGLWQDFIDANETIAQHYETREFGKAMREIMALADKANQYIDEKKPWVIAKEAGKDDELHRVCSMGVNLFRLLAAYLRPVLPKLAADAEDFLNIGPQPWPNLAGPLLDHAINPFKPLMTRVEADKIAAIVEASKENLEKTPSQPKAKTCEPTAETIAYDDFAKIDLRIAKIVKAEPVEGSDKLLQLTVDIGDETRNIFAGIKSAYAPADLEGKLTVVVANLAPRKMRFGVSEGMVLAAGPGGQDLWVLSPDAGAQPGMRVK from the coding sequence ATGTCCGAGAGAAAAATATTAGTCACCAGCGCCCTGCCCTACGCCAACGGCCCGATCCATCTCGGGCATCTGGTCGAATACATTCAAACCGACATCTGGGTGCGGTTCCAGAAACAGCGCGGCCGGCAATGCTATTACGTCTGCGCGGACGACACGCACGGCACGCCGATCATGCTGCGCGCGGACAAGGAAGGCATCACGCCGGAAGACCTGATCGCGCGGGTCGGCAAGGAACATCTGGCCGATTTCACCGAATTCGGCGTCGCTTTCGACAGCTACCACAGCACCCACTCCGAGGAAAACCGGACGTTTTCCTCATTGATTTATCGGCGCCTGAAGGAAGCCGGCCATATCAGCTCGCGCACGATCACCCAGGCTTACGATCCGGTCAAAAACATGTTTCTGCCGGACCGCTTCATCAAGGGCGACTGTCCGAAATGCGGCACGCCCGACCAGTACGGCGACAACTGCGAGGCCTGCGGCGCGACCTATTCGCCGACCGAGTTGAAAAACGCGGTGTCGGCTATTTCCGGCGCCAAGCCGGTCGAGAAGGATTCGGTCCACTACTTCTTCAATCTGAACGATTTCGAAGGGATGCTGAGCGACTGGGTCAACGACGGCGACCACTTGCAGCCGGAAGTCCGCAACAAGATGGCCGAATGGATCGAAGGCGGCCTGCAGCAATGGGACATTTCGCGCGATGCGCCGTATTTCGGCTTCGAAATTCCGGATGCGCCCGGCAAATATTTCTATGTCTGGCTCGATGCGCCGATCGGCTACATGGCCAGCTTCAAGCACCTGTGCGACAACCGGGGCATCAATTTCGACGAATTCTGGGCCGAAGACAGCGATGCCGAACTGTACCATTTCATCGGCAAGGACATCATCTATTTCCACGCCCTGTTCTGGCCGGCGATGCTGCACGGCGCGAAGTTCAGAACGCCCAGCGCGATCTTCGCGCACGGCTTTTTGACCGTGAACGGCGAAAAGATGTCCAAATCGCGCGGCACCTTCATCACCGCGCGCACTTACCTGGATCACCTGAATCCGGAATACCTGCGCTATTATTTCGCCGCAAAGCTCGGTGCCGGCGTCGACGACATCGATCTGAACTTCGATGATTTCACCCAGCGCGTCAATTCAGACCTGGTCGGCAAGGTCGTCAATATCGCCAGCCGCTGCGCCGGCTTCATCGCCAAACGCTTCGACGGCAAGCTGGCTGCGCAATGCGCGGAGCCCGGCTTGTGGCAAGACTTCATCGACGCGAACGAGACGATCGCCCAGCATTACGAAACGCGCGAATTCGGCAAGGCGATGCGCGAAATCATGGCGCTCGCGGACAAGGCCAACCAGTATATCGACGAAAAAAAGCCCTGGGTGATCGCGAAGGAAGCAGGTAAAGACGATGAATTGCATAGGGTTTGCTCGATGGGCGTGAATCTATTCCGCCTGCTTGCGGCCTATCTGCGCCCGGTGCTGCCCAAGCTGGCGGCCGACGCCGAGGACTTCCTGAACATCGGCCCGCAGCCCTGGCCAAATCTGGCAGGTCCGCTGCTCGACCACGCGATCAATCCGTTCAAACCGCTGATGACCCGCGTCGAAGCGGACAAAATCGCCGCCATCGTCGAGGCCTCGAAAGAAAATCTCGAAAAAACCCCCAGCCAGCCAAAAGCCAAAACCTGCGAACCGACCGCGGAAACCATCGCCTACGACGACTTCGCGAAAATCGACTTGCGCATCGCGAAAATCGTTAAAGCCGAGCCTGTCGAAGGCTCGGACAAACTGCTGCAGTTGACCGTCGACATCGGCGACGAGACCCGCAACATCTTCGCCGGCATCAAATCGGCCTATGCGCCGGCGGACCTGGAAGGCAAGCTGACCGTCGTGGTCGCGAACCTCGCTCCCCGGAAGATGCGCTTCGGCGTGTCGGAAGGGATGGTCCTGGCCGCCGGGCCGGGCGGCCAGGATTTGTGGGTGTTGAGCCCGGATGCGGGCGCGCAGCCCGGCATGCGGGTTAAATAA
- a CDS encoding cytochrome-c peroxidase → MKGFKVPATPKLIGKSAIVVDQQAAVQLGKALFWDENVGSNGTACASCHFHAGSDIRHINQLNPGQAHTANAGGTAKTFELPSGNEGNDAGPDYELKAGDFPFFRFADVDDIATLTASTDDVAGSSGEPQQQFVAVNATGINAGINNDQCDSELSEIFHTDGLNTRQVTKRNAPTVINAAFNFRNFWDGRANNVFNGQSPFGLRDTGAKIWLAKGTKKVKAARLVLENASLASQAVGPPLDMVEMSCKGRSFADIGRKLLRRRALESQAVHPEDSVLAGLRDPSGTGLTLTYDELIKKAFNKKYWRSAAAIELVKDSGQFYSQMEANFAMFFGLAIQQYENTLISDDALFDREVDDDTGFPAGFTEAQQRGFQVFNDAHCNNCHSGPTFSSAASQQIFLNTTKKPKYLKLVNRDVLGEQVSGFGTDSSLFDIGFAITSVAPTAYDVGLGGTDPFGNPLSFTKQYIDVLAGNAKKMLDPVIVASCDMVDPFTEDYLAGQLINDKAGKKVCKGAGKKQAKIPTPEIVAAELAKAGQGRLSDGINAAFKIPTLRNVELTGPYMHNGGMKSLEEVVEFYNRGGNLTNPRHSTTLVFFQGMSEQDKSDLVAFLKTLTDERVRWERAPFDHPALQVPHGHEGGENPLGSGLAGDRFLEVPAVGRNGRTPEMGPLKAFDSYLEP, encoded by the coding sequence ATGAAAGGCTTTAAGGTTCCGGCGACGCCCAAGTTGATCGGGAAGTCGGCAATCGTCGTCGATCAACAGGCCGCCGTCCAGCTCGGCAAGGCCCTGTTTTGGGACGAAAACGTCGGCAGCAACGGAACCGCATGCGCTTCATGCCATTTTCATGCCGGATCGGATATTCGCCATATTAACCAGCTGAATCCCGGTCAAGCGCACACCGCCAATGCCGGCGGCACCGCGAAAACTTTCGAATTGCCATCGGGCAATGAGGGCAATGACGCCGGGCCGGACTATGAATTGAAAGCCGGCGATTTTCCGTTTTTCCGCTTTGCCGATGTGGACGACATCGCCACCTTGACGGCATCGACCGACGACGTGGCCGGTTCTTCCGGAGAGCCACAGCAGCAATTTGTGGCGGTCAATGCGACGGGCATTAATGCGGGCATTAATAACGATCAATGCGATTCCGAGTTGAGCGAGATTTTCCATACGGATGGTCTGAATACTCGCCAGGTCACCAAGCGCAATGCGCCGACGGTAATCAATGCCGCATTCAACTTCCGCAATTTTTGGGACGGCCGCGCAAACAACGTATTCAACGGCCAATCGCCGTTCGGATTGCGCGATACAGGCGCCAAAATCTGGCTTGCGAAAGGCACGAAAAAGGTTAAGGCCGCGCGGTTGGTGCTGGAAAACGCCTCGCTGGCATCCCAGGCCGTCGGTCCTCCTCTAGATATGGTGGAAATGTCCTGCAAGGGGCGCAGTTTCGCCGACATCGGCCGAAAATTGCTGCGGCGCAGGGCGCTGGAGTCGCAGGCGGTGCATCCCGAAGACAGCGTGCTTGCCGGTCTGCGCGACCCGTCCGGCACCGGTTTGACGTTAACCTACGACGAATTGATCAAAAAGGCGTTTAACAAGAAATATTGGAGGAGTGCCGCTGCCATCGAGCTGGTGAAGGATTCGGGGCAATTCTATTCGCAAATGGAAGCTAATTTTGCGATGTTCTTTGGCCTGGCTATCCAACAATACGAGAATACTTTGATTTCCGACGATGCGTTGTTCGACCGGGAGGTCGACGACGACACCGGTTTCCCGGCCGGATTTACGGAGGCGCAGCAACGGGGCTTTCAAGTGTTCAACGATGCCCATTGCAACAATTGTCATTCCGGCCCGACGTTTTCGTCGGCGGCAAGCCAGCAGATTTTCTTGAACACCACCAAGAAACCCAAATATCTCAAGCTGGTGAACCGCGATGTGCTGGGCGAGCAGGTCAGTGGTTTCGGTACCGATAGCAGTTTGTTCGATATCGGTTTCGCCATTACCAGCGTTGCGCCGACTGCTTACGACGTTGGGCTGGGCGGGACTGACCCGTTCGGCAATCCGCTCTCGTTCACTAAACAATACATCGACGTTCTCGCCGGCAATGCCAAAAAAATGCTCGATCCGGTTATTGTAGCCAGTTGCGACATGGTTGATCCGTTTACGGAGGATTATCTAGCCGGCCAGCTGATCAATGATAAAGCGGGTAAAAAAGTTTGCAAGGGCGCTGGAAAAAAACAAGCCAAAATTCCTACCCCTGAAATCGTTGCCGCGGAGCTGGCAAAAGCCGGTCAAGGCCGGCTTTCCGACGGAATCAACGCCGCGTTTAAAATCCCGACGCTGCGTAATGTCGAACTGACTGGGCCGTACATGCACAACGGAGGAATGAAGTCGCTGGAAGAGGTCGTCGAATTTTATAATCGCGGGGGAAATCTGACTAATCCGCGCCATTCGACGACACTGGTGTTTTTCCAGGGCATGTCGGAGCAGGACAAGTCCGATCTGGTGGCCTTTCTGAAGACGCTGACCGACGAACGTGTGCGCTGGGAGCGCGCCCCGTTCGATCATCCCGCGCTTCAGGTTCCGCACGGGCATGAAGGCGGGGAGAATCCGCTGGGCTCAGGGCTGGCCGGGGATCGTTTTCTCGAGGTGCCGGCGGTTGGCCGGAATGGGCGTACGCCAGAAATGGGACCTTTAAAGGCGTTCGACAGTTACCTTGAGCCCTGA
- the corA gene encoding copper(I)-binding protein CorA, whose amino-acid sequence MKYNNKFKSLALISVAAGLFFANPLQAATAISGTFFDKNNTSADMTVRAYSWYNLSMGYLGWTHHSNWGFVKLKKGKPITIELTTEVSGLHPSITVWYRAGAKNPKTLPYMNGHAYKQFGDIYEPNAEATDAENNPVKVGNIIMKFITNGFDRDGMGDALPAEYDQSQLYRVMDGVPGKLAITFTPPENGWYQFVVGAINPDIDSTAYGSGPGSGAGPATAHTVHIEVSIP is encoded by the coding sequence ATGAAATACAACAATAAATTTAAAAGTTTGGCATTGATTTCAGTAGCTGCTGGCCTGTTTTTCGCCAACCCCCTCCAAGCTGCTACAGCTATATCTGGCACTTTTTTTGACAAAAACAATACGTCAGCGGACATGACTGTTCGCGCCTATTCCTGGTACAACCTCAGTATGGGCTATCTGGGCTGGACGCATCACTCGAACTGGGGATTCGTCAAGCTGAAGAAAGGCAAGCCGATCACCATTGAGCTGACTACGGAAGTCAGCGGTTTGCACCCGTCAATCACGGTATGGTACCGGGCGGGAGCCAAAAATCCAAAGACGCTTCCTTATATGAACGGCCACGCCTACAAGCAGTTCGGCGATATTTACGAGCCGAACGCCGAAGCCACCGATGCCGAGAACAACCCGGTCAAGGTCGGCAATATCATCATGAAGTTTATTACCAACGGGTTTGACCGCGACGGAATGGGCGACGCCTTACCGGCTGAGTACGACCAGTCTCAGTTGTACCGGGTGATGGACGGTGTGCCAGGAAAGCTGGCGATTACCTTTACCCCGCCTGAAAACGGCTGGTATCAATTCGTCGTTGGGGCGATCAATCCGGATATCGATTCGACGGCTTACGGTTCCGGCCCAGGTTCCGGCGCCGGTCCCGCGACTGCGCATACTGTCCATATAGAAGTCAGTATCCCGTAA
- a CDS encoding inositol monophosphatase family protein, with protein sequence MQPMLNIAVRAARSAGDLILRSTDAIGHLQVDQKGRNDYASEVDRKAEREIINIIRTAYPDHAILAEESGAHQGNEFAWVIDPLDGTTNFLHGFPQFAVSIALKHKGRLEVAVIYDPLRDELFTAKRGGGAMLNNRRIRVTKQSAMKGALIGTGFPFKTERHLDAYVGMFKAMTTDSAGIRRAGSAALDLAYVAAGRLDGFWEIGLMEWDMAAGVLLIKEAGGVVTDFSFNDGYLENGNLIAGNPKMHQVMYKLIEPHVTDSLR encoded by the coding sequence ATGCAACCGATGCTCAACATTGCCGTCCGCGCCGCCCGAAGCGCGGGCGACCTGATTTTGCGCTCGACCGACGCCATCGGTCATCTTCAAGTCGATCAAAAAGGTAGAAACGACTACGCCAGCGAAGTCGACCGCAAGGCGGAACGCGAAATCATCAACATTATCCGCACGGCCTATCCCGATCATGCGATCCTGGCCGAAGAAAGCGGCGCGCACCAGGGCAACGAGTTCGCCTGGGTGATCGATCCGCTGGACGGCACGACCAATTTTCTGCACGGTTTTCCGCAGTTTGCGGTTTCGATTGCGTTGAAACACAAAGGCCGGCTCGAAGTGGCGGTGATCTACGATCCGCTGCGCGACGAACTGTTTACCGCCAAACGCGGCGGCGGCGCGATGCTGAACAACCGGCGGATTCGCGTGACCAAACAAAGCGCGATGAAAGGCGCGCTGATCGGCACCGGTTTTCCGTTCAAGACCGAGCGGCATCTGGACGCCTACGTAGGGATGTTCAAAGCGATGACGACCGATTCCGCCGGCATTCGCCGGGCCGGTTCCGCGGCACTCGACCTGGCCTATGTCGCCGCGGGACGCCTGGACGGCTTCTGGGAAATCGGATTGATGGAATGGGATATGGCGGCGGGGGTCCTGCTGATCAAGGAAGCCGGTGGCGTCGTGACCGATTTTTCGTTCAACGACGGCTATCTCGAAAACGGCAACCTGATCGCCGGCAATCCGAAAATGCATCAGGTCATGTACAAGCTGATCGAGCCTCATGTGACCGACAGCTTGCGATAA
- a CDS encoding RNA methyltransferase, producing the protein MLSHIHIVLVGTTHPGNIGAVARAMKNMRMTSLRLVAPKIFPSADATSRASGADDLLSRARVCDTLREAIADCQVVFGASARSRTISWPELTPRQCAEEIFAKHPDEQIAIVFGREHSGLTNEELDMCRYLLHIPCNPHFSSLNLAAAVQVICYELFVAAGGGERKAIGDRGECPLATAEQMESFYDHLHETLVDIDFAQPGKSESIMRRLRRIYNRIELDTKEVDILRGILRMSQGHKKSRKQ; encoded by the coding sequence TTGCTGTCCCATATCCATATCGTTCTGGTCGGAACCACACACCCCGGCAATATCGGCGCAGTTGCACGGGCGATGAAAAACATGCGGATGACCAGCCTCAGGCTGGTCGCGCCGAAAATTTTCCCGAGCGCGGACGCGACCTCGCGCGCCTCGGGGGCGGACGACCTCCTGTCCCGGGCAAGGGTCTGCGACACCCTGCGCGAAGCGATCGCGGACTGTCAGGTCGTGTTCGGCGCCAGCGCGCGCTCACGCACGATCAGTTGGCCGGAACTGACGCCCCGGCAGTGCGCGGAGGAAATCTTCGCCAAGCATCCGGACGAGCAGATCGCGATCGTATTCGGCCGCGAACACTCGGGTCTGACCAACGAAGAACTCGACATGTGCCGATATCTGTTGCACATTCCCTGCAATCCCCACTTCAGTTCGCTGAATCTGGCCGCCGCGGTGCAAGTCATCTGCTACGAACTGTTCGTGGCGGCCGGCGGCGGCGAACGCAAGGCGATCGGCGACCGGGGCGAATGTCCCTTGGCAACCGCGGAACAGATGGAATCCTTTTACGATCATCTTCACGAAACGCTGGTCGACATCGATTTCGCCCAGCCCGGCAAATCCGAATCGATCATGCGACGACTGCGCAGGATTTATAACCGGATCGAACTCGACACCAAGGAAGTCGATATCTTGCGGGGCATTCTGAGAATGTCGCAAGGTCATAAAAAAAGCCGGAAACAATAA
- the cysE gene encoding serine O-acetyltransferase, with protein MNAIIDRVKEDIACVFERDPAAQSVWEVITAYPGFHAVLIHRLSHRCWTAGYRWLARFISHIARWLTGIEIHPGARIGRRFFIDHGMGVVIGETAVIGDDCTLYHGVTLGGTSWKKGKRHPTLHDGVVVGAGAKILGPIDIGEGARVGSNSVVLKPVPAGATVVGIPGHLIDPNIKKEKAEREAIAYRMGFDPYGAKADMPDPVANAINRMLDHIHAMDQQLETMKKALDEAGIHYPEPPPIPRLEGCEIEDGYQNEPKHD; from the coding sequence ATGAACGCCATCATCGACAGAGTCAAAGAAGACATCGCCTGCGTTTTCGAACGCGACCCGGCCGCGCAGTCGGTCTGGGAAGTGATCACCGCTTACCCCGGCTTTCATGCGGTACTGATTCACCGTCTCAGCCATCGTTGCTGGACAGCCGGCTACCGCTGGCTGGCGCGTTTCATTTCGCATATCGCGCGCTGGCTGACCGGGATCGAAATTCACCCGGGCGCCCGGATCGGCCGGCGTTTTTTCATCGATCACGGGATGGGCGTGGTGATCGGCGAAACGGCTGTGATCGGCGACGACTGCACGCTCTATCACGGCGTCACGCTCGGCGGTACCTCGTGGAAGAAAGGCAAGCGCCACCCCACCCTGCACGACGGCGTCGTGGTCGGCGCCGGCGCGAAAATCCTGGGCCCGATCGACATCGGCGAAGGCGCCCGGGTCGGCTCGAATTCGGTCGTCCTGAAGCCGGTGCCGGCCGGTGCGACCGTGGTCGGCATTCCGGGCCATCTGATCGATCCGAACATCAAAAAAGAAAAAGCGGAGCGGGAAGCGATCGCCTACCGGATGGGCTTCGACCCCTACGGCGCGAAGGCCGACATGCCCGACCCGGTCGCGAACGCAATCAACCGGATGCTCGACCATATCCATGCGATGGACCAACAGCTCGAAACCATGAAAAAGGCGCTCGACGAAGCCGGCATCCACTACCCCGAACCGCCGCCGATTCCAAGGCTGGAGGGATGCGAAATCGAGGACGGCTACCAGAACGAACCCAAGCACGATTAA
- the iscR gene encoding Fe-S cluster assembly transcriptional regulator IscR, producing MRLTTKGRYAVTAMLDLAFHSQKAPVTLTDIATRQTISLSYLEQLFARLRRAGMVKGVRGPGGGYTLANKANTINIADIIAAVDEQIDTTKCGGEGNCQNHKACLTHDLWMGLSEQIRGYLKGITLADLLEKHPVQEIARRQEQDAQRVIELHLQTGISAYPK from the coding sequence GTGCGCTTGACTACCAAAGGCCGCTATGCGGTAACCGCGATGCTCGATCTGGCTTTTCACAGCCAGAAAGCGCCTGTGACGCTGACCGACATCGCGACTCGACAAACCATTTCCCTCTCCTATCTCGAACAGTTGTTCGCCCGCCTGCGCCGCGCCGGCATGGTCAAAGGCGTGCGCGGCCCGGGCGGCGGCTATACCCTAGCGAACAAAGCAAATACCATCAATATCGCCGACATCATCGCGGCGGTCGACGAACAGATCGATACGACCAAATGCGGCGGCGAAGGCAATTGCCAGAACCACAAAGCCTGCCTGACGCACGACCTGTGGATGGGGCTCAGCGAACAGATTCGCGGCTATCTGAAAGGGATTACCCTGGCCGACCTGCTGGAAAAACATCCAGTACAGGAAATCGCAAGACGCCAGGAACAAGACGCCCAACGCGTCATCGAACTTCATCTGCAAACGGGAATCAGCGCCTACCCTAAATGA
- a CDS encoding cysteine desulfurase family protein: MIYLDHNATTPVDPRVLETMLPYLKNFYGNASGLYKLGRLSRTAVDTARQQVAELVGVAANQVIFTSGGTEANNLALASLGPAAGLAVSAIEHPSILEPAECLHRQGHPLSILGVDSDGLIRQDSLDEAIHTQKPALVSIMLANNETGIVQDIARHAERLRTQNILLHTDAVQAAGKIPVDFKALGVQMLSLSSHKLYGPKGAGALIFEKGVKLSPLLLGGGQEQNYRSGTENVAAIVGFGKAAELAKAELAQRSEQLAGLKTRLETGLRSIPGLHIFSQNAPRLPNTVQFGLPNVDGEMLLMKLDRQGIAVSSGSACASGGKEPSYVLTAMGVDPVLARSAIRISLGISNTPEQITRFIEILQTLVNQEG, encoded by the coding sequence ATGATCTATCTGGATCATAACGCAACCACCCCGGTCGATCCCCGGGTGCTGGAAACGATGCTGCCTTACCTGAAAAACTTTTACGGCAATGCTTCGGGCCTGTACAAGCTCGGCCGCCTCTCGCGTACCGCGGTCGATACGGCCCGTCAGCAGGTCGCCGAACTGGTCGGGGTTGCGGCAAATCAGGTCATTTTCACCAGCGGCGGCACCGAAGCGAACAATCTGGCCTTGGCCAGCCTCGGCCCTGCCGCCGGCCTCGCCGTTTCGGCGATCGAGCACCCCTCCATTCTCGAACCGGCCGAGTGCCTGCATCGGCAAGGCCATCCCTTGTCCATCCTGGGCGTCGATTCTGACGGCCTGATTCGGCAGGATAGCCTCGACGAAGCCATCCATACTCAAAAACCGGCACTGGTGTCGATCATGCTCGCGAATAACGAAACCGGCATAGTTCAAGATATCGCCCGCCATGCCGAACGCTTGCGGACGCAAAACATATTGCTGCATACCGACGCAGTACAGGCGGCCGGCAAGATTCCGGTCGATTTCAAGGCACTGGGCGTTCAAATGCTGTCCCTGTCCAGCCACAAGCTTTACGGACCGAAAGGCGCTGGCGCGCTGATTTTCGAGAAAGGCGTCAAACTCTCGCCCCTGCTGCTCGGCGGCGGACAGGAACAGAACTACCGCTCCGGAACCGAAAACGTCGCCGCGATCGTCGGCTTCGGGAAGGCGGCGGAACTTGCGAAGGCCGAACTTGCCCAACGCAGCGAACAGTTAGCCGGTTTGAAAACCCGACTGGAAACCGGACTTCGGTCGATTCCGGGGCTTCATATTTTTTCCCAAAACGCGCCCCGCCTGCCGAACACGGTCCAGTTCGGGCTGCCGAATGTCGACGGCGAAATGCTGCTGATGAAACTCGACCGGCAAGGCATCGCGGTATCCAGCGGTTCCGCCTGCGCGAGCGGCGGCAAGGAGCCCAGCTACGTTCTGACCGCGATGGGCGTCGACCCGGTACTGGCGCGCAGCGCGATCCGGATCAGCTTGGGCATCTCCAATACGCCGGAGCAAATCACCCGGTTTATCGAAATATTGCAAACCCTGGTCAACCAGGAAGGATAA
- a CDS encoding HesB/IscA family protein yields MAIILTEKAAQQIKKQLEKRGTGVGLKLGIKKSGCSGYAYTLEYADQLQDNETVFEEHGVKLIVKQDDLPYIDGMELDYRREGINEAFRFDNPNVKATCGCGESFSV; encoded by the coding sequence ATGGCAATCATACTCACCGAAAAAGCGGCTCAGCAGATCAAAAAACAGCTCGAAAAACGCGGCACGGGCGTCGGCCTGAAGCTCGGCATCAAAAAATCCGGCTGCTCCGGCTATGCCTATACCCTCGAATACGCCGACCAACTCCAGGACAATGAAACGGTCTTCGAGGAACACGGGGTCAAACTGATCGTAAAGCAGGACGACTTGCCCTATATCGACGGCATGGAACTCGATTACCGCCGCGAAGGCATCAATGAAGCGTTCCGGTTCGACAACCCCAATGTGAAAGCGACCTGCGGCTGCGGGGAAAGCTTTAGCGTTTGA